From the genome of Tsukamurella pulmonis:
GCGGCCGAACTCGTGCACCCGCTGCGTCGCCTGCGCGGCGGCCGGTTCGATCGCCCGACGGTGCGCCTCGGTCACGGCGAGACCGTCGCGCCAGGAGCCCCAGCGCGGCCGGGCGCCGACGATCTCGTCGACTCCCCAGTCGAACCGGGTGAATCCGTCGGGCCGGCGCCAGCTCTCGGCGTGCTCGTGGAAGGTGCCCGCGATGTCGCCGAGCGCCGCGAAGTGCGCGGCGTCGAGCGCCTCGTCGGGGACGGGGCCGCCGGGCAGCTCCGCGAACAGCACAGCGCGGCGTCCCGTCGGCGCGTCGACGAGGACGCCGGTGAGCGGCTCGACCACGGGCACCGCGGTGTCCCGGCGCAGCGCCGCGATCCACGCCAGCTCGGAGTCGATCGCCGCGTCGGCGACGTAGCCGGGGCGGTGCAGGCGCAACACCGCGGGCCGCGGGCCGCCGCGGACCCGGAAGGTGGCGTTCTCGCTCTCGACCAGGGGTTCCGGCGCCGCCCCCGGCCAGTGCGCCGCGAGGATCCGGGCGGCGACGGCCGCATCGCCCTCCGGCGTCACTTGACCACCTTCATCGTCATGCGCGAGTCCACGCGGACGATCGCGGGATCACCCATGAGGTTGGTGGTGAGCCACTTCTCGAAGGCCTCGGTATCGGCCACGCGCACCCGGATCAGGTAATCGGGCAGGCCGAACATGCGGCGCACCTCGATCACCTCGTCCATCGCGGCGACGCGGGCCTCGAAGGCCTCCACCGACGCCCGGTCGTTGGCCGTGAGATCGGCGTTGATGAGCACCTCGAAGCCCTTGCCGAGCGCCGCGGGGTCGAGGACGGCGGTGTAGCCGGTGATCACGCCGTCGGCCTCCAGTCGGCGCACGCGACGCAGGCACGGCGCCGGTGTCAGTCCGACGCGGTGCGCGAGTTCCTGGTTGGTCAGGCGCCCGTCCTTGACCAACTCGTCCAGAATTGCCCTATCCAACGCATCCACCGCACTATTATTGCGCACAGGCCGCCCATCGAGCCAATATTGGCAACCCTATTGCGCGGACTTCGAAATAGGATTGTGGGCGTGAAGGTTCCCTCCCGCATCGCCGTCGTCTGGTTCGGATTGTTCGTCCTCGGACTCGGTTTCGGCGTCGTCGTCATCAGCCACGGTCTCCCCTGGTGGATGGCGATCATCACCTCGGCGTTCGTGCTGGCCGGTTCCGTCGAGTTCCTGCTCATCGGGATGCTCACCGCGGCAACGCCGCTCGCGGCCATCGCCGCGACGACCTTCCTGGTGAACTCGCGCCACCTGTTCTACGGCCTCACCTTTCCGCTGCACGCGGTGCAGGGCCGGCTCGCGAAGACCTACAGCGTGTTCGCCCTGGTCGACGAGGCCTACGTGCTGGTGACCACGGCACCGTCGGGGACGATGACGGGACGGCGGATCCTGATGACCCAGGCCGGATTACACGCCTCGTGGGTGTCCGGCTCGCTGTGCGGCGCGCTCGTCGGGGGCGCCTTCCTCGGCGACGTCCCCGGGATCGACTTCGTGTTGACCGCCCTGTTCGTGGTGCTCGTGATGGACGCCTACAGCGCCGATCGAGACCGCCTCACCGCCGCCCTGGCGGCGGGCGCCGCGGCGGTGGGTGTGATCGTCTCGCCGAGCGCGATGCTGCTGGTCGCCATGACGACCTTCGCCGGGCTGCTGGTGGTGCGGCACTACGCGGGCCGCCGCCGCGACCCCGCCCCGATCCCGGAGACGGAGACCGTCGATGCCTGAGACCTCGTACCTGCTCGCCGGCGTGGCCGTCACCGCCGCGGTCACCTTCGGCCTGCGCGTGGCGCCGTTCGGCCTGGCGAGCGTCCTGCGCGGCTCGCCCCTGCTCGCCGACTTCGGGCGCTGGATGCCCGCCGGGGCCGCGATCGTGCTGGCGGTGTACTGCGTGGCCTCCGTCGATTACGCCGCTCCCGCCCACGGCGTTCCGCAGTTGGCGGGCGTCGCCGCCACGGTGCTCGCGCACCTGTGGCGCCGCAACGCCGTGCTCAGCATCATCGCGGGCACCGCCGTGTGCGTCGCGCTCAGCTCCGCACTGGGCTAGTGGCACCATGAGCTGATGCGCGAGGAGACCATCACCGCCGGCGGGGTGCGCCTGCGGGTGCAGCACCGCCGCGTTCCGCAGCCGTCGGGCCCGCCGGTGCTGCTCATCCACGGCATGGCCGCCGATCACCGGACCTGGCGGCGCACCGTCCGGGCGCTGGCCGCCGCCGGGCGCGACACCGTGACCTACGACCAGCGCGGGCACGGGCGCAGCGACCACAGCCCCGAGTACCTCCTCGACGAACTCGCCGAGGACGCCGAACAGGTGGCGCGGCATGCGGGCCTGGACCG
Proteins encoded in this window:
- a CDS encoding phosphotransferase enzyme family protein; translated protein: MTPEGDAAVAARILAAHWPGAAPEPLVESENATFRVRGGPRPAVLRLHRPGYVADAAIDSELAWIAALRRDTAVPVVEPLTGVLVDAPTGRRAVLFAELPGGPVPDEALDAAHFAALGDIAGTFHEHAESWRRPDGFTRFDWGVDEIVGARPRWGSWRDGLAVTEAHRRAIEPAAAQATQRVHEFGRTADRFGLIHGDLRAANLIAAGADAGAGFTVIDFDDSGFGWHLFEFAAAASFVETDPRLPQWARAWAEAYRRRRPLPDAHAAFLPDFVLLRRLQLLGWLGTHGHVLEADPGFADGTVDVAGAYLAGRLL
- a CDS encoding Lrp/AsnC family transcriptional regulator, giving the protein MDALDRAILDELVKDGRLTNQELAHRVGLTPAPCLRRVRRLEADGVITGYTAVLDPAALGKGFEVLINADLTANDRASVEAFEARVAAMDEVIEVRRMFGLPDYLIRVRVADTEAFEKWLTTNLMGDPAIVRVDSRMTMKVVK
- a CDS encoding AzlC family ABC transporter permease, whose translation is MKVPSRIAVVWFGLFVLGLGFGVVVISHGLPWWMAIITSAFVLAGSVEFLLIGMLTAATPLAAIAATTFLVNSRHLFYGLTFPLHAVQGRLAKTYSVFALVDEAYVLVTTAPSGTMTGRRILMTQAGLHASWVSGSLCGALVGGAFLGDVPGIDFVLTALFVVLVMDAYSADRDRLTAALAAGAAAVGVIVSPSAMLLVAMTTFAGLLVVRHYAGRRRDPAPIPETETVDA
- a CDS encoding branched-chain amino acid transporter permease codes for the protein MPETSYLLAGVAVTAAVTFGLRVAPFGLASVLRGSPLLADFGRWMPAGAAIVLAVYCVASVDYAAPAHGVPQLAGVAATVLAHLWRRNAVLSIIAGTAVCVALSSALG